The DNA sequence ACAGCACCCCACACCACCGCCAACCTATCCACTATCTTCTCGAGCGGCTCGACCAACTTTGGCCACGTAGGCTCCACCGTCCTCTCAAGTTCCTGCAGATCACTTTCCTACAATTCCGCCAATCTAATTAAACTTCCCACTCGCATCAGCACAATTCAGAACCAATCAGTATACACAACTAAATACACATCAAAGAAATCAATTGACAATCAAACACAAATAAGATTTTCGAAGCATACTAATTGCTTGAGCAAGGCACGGATTCCGGAGCGAACATGCTTGGCCTCGATTGAATCGAACGGCGGGAAGTAGAACTCCTTCAGTAGAGGATTGCTTTCAACGTCCGCCATCTCGGCCGTAGTAGATGAAGCTGAAACGGACAAAGATCGAACGGCTGGAGTCGACTCGGGGGTAGCCCTAGTTCTGATTGACTTGGGGAGAGAGTAATGGTGAAAGGAAGAGGGAGAGCTGAGACGGCAGAGGGAGAAGGAAGAAGACCAGAGGGGACAGGGGCGGGATTTGAGAGAACGGTAGGGGTAAGATTGGAGATGGAGTTTGGGGAGAGCGGGTTTAATTAAGCAAACGGGTTGAAAATGGatagagcgagagagagaaaagCGGGTAGCCATGAGGAGTAATAGTAGTAGCGGCCCTGGGAGGGGTATCCACATTTGACGAAATTGGGTAAATGAGACGTGGAGAATTCGGGCGGGTGGGTAACGTGCGGTTAGGATCCACCCGGAGTTCATTTTCGCCGTTGTCCAGATATTTTATATCGAATGAAGTCTGATCAAAAAAATGTCGTCAGTTGATTCAGTTCGACAGAAGAAATGTTGGGGAACAGAAGCGAACAAGAAACTCCCCAGACTTGCATAAAACTTTTTTCTAGAcctgtaattataataattattgtatgaCTGTGTTAatctattaataattacaatattcaacagtaatcaattaatttgagaCGAAACACCAGCTAAAGAAATACACTATAGCAATTCTTGAGTTGATGaggcttttcttttttccccttgGTTGACAAAATGGGAAAATAAGGGTCACCCATAAACACGTCAGGGAGGATTATATCTGCATTATATGTCTGTTAGAGTTTGTATGGCCAGACTTATTATCTCCAAGAACCTAACCTAGGAAATATCAATACTAGAAATGGAAATGAAAGTCTTGGAAGCTCTGAATTATTACTTAATCGTATTCCATCCTTATCGGCAGCTTCCTTTGTTGCTCCAGGATGCTGGCATGCATGATGCAACACAACTAACATTTGTTAATGATACTTACAAGATGGATTTGATTCTCATACATCCTCCTCACTTGATATCATTAGCCTGCATATACATTGCAAGCGtccaaaaggaaaaggaaaatactGCCTGGTTTGAAGAGCTTCGAGTTGATATGAATCTGGTCAGTCTTCTAAGTTAAATCTCCATGCCTGGAAATTTACTTTCCATTTCTCAGCCTCCCTTCTTAAGACATCACACAAGAATGAATACCTTTGCCcccattaaacatataaatttgaacataaaacGTACTACCTAATGATCCTTCATTGAAAGTGGGAATGGGCCTCCTTTTGTCAGCTGAATGAGATGCTCCCAGGTGAAGAACATTGCAATGGAGATACTAGATTGCTATGACAGCCACAAGCTGATCACTGATGAAAGGGTGAATGCAGCCATGAACAAGCTAGCCAAATGATCACAGGCTTGTATTATCAGCAGCCTCCGGCCATGAGGCGTGTATGTGCTAAACCTGAAAGATTCAGTTACATCTGTAGAACCAAACAATGACTATGCTGTAAGAGATGAAGGAGAAAGTATAGTTAGTTGCTTGGAgtgaaaatagtatttttctttactaATTTCCTCCTTAAAATTCAAGGGCCAAACATAGTCTTACGTCGTGATAAATTGACGCTTTCGCCCCTCGACTTAGTGGGGGtcaatggtaaaaaaaaaaaagttacggTGTACATTTAGTACAACTGAACCCTTTAACAAGAATTGGAACCCACATTATACGTGTAGTAATATTTGACTTTAATAACTAAACTACAATAATAAGTGGGAGTTTATAAGGCTTTtgacaatcaatatattttcaataaaaaaatacgaaCAATTCAAATGCCGGTCACGACTATAGAGTGCATTCATACTCGTGATGAAGTTGGAGGGTGTGCCAATTCTGCATTTAGATtggattcttttttataaggaTGAACTAAAAACGTGTCTGTGATGCATGCACTTGAAAGCTTCTTAAACAAGTCATGTTGCATTTGCCTGTCCACTGCTTGCCGAGAACAGTGTCAATTATTTAGAGGAGTGACCACAATGCATCACAGTTTACAATCATAACGAATATGTAAGTGTGACAAAATGGTGAACGAGGAGACAATTACGGATTTCTCTGGGGACATGGTACTGGAACTTGGGAGAGAGGCGTGCCCTCCATGAGTGCCATGATTCTGTCATGTGGTTTAACTAAAGCAGTATAAACATGACACATTCACTGCATTAAACAGGAATTGCCGCCAAAAGAACTTTCATGGTATCAATAAACCAAAAGATGAACAAATACTTTGAAGTTCCACCATGTGATTGCCGCCAACTTGGGAAgggaaatagaaaagaaaagatagaaATGACAAACCATGAAGTTCAAATTTTCTTCATATGCACTAAAAATCACTACTAAAAAGAATAAACCGATAGAAAATCAGAAGGTACCTTCCATTGTTGATCGATTACGTCAGCTATCCAAGGATCAGCGACCTCCAGTGCAGCATTCAACTGCGCTGACCACTGCAAGTTTCACCTAGAGTATCGATATAACAATAACCAATTTCAActcacaaaagaaaaaaaacaaaaatacaccTACTGATCATTCCTAAACACACAACATATCAAACAGAGGAAAGGCATACCATGACAACATTCTTTTCCTTCTATTAATTTCACTGCTTCATTAGACAAAGACAACTGTAAGAGCACCAAAACTTCTTCTAATAAACGAGTTTATTTAAATCCAAAGAAGCGAAGAACAACAGAAACGTAACTATAAAGGGACCATGTAGTAAAGAGAGCCGGCACGCTATGGGTCTGCCAATGGAGGACGAAAGGCTCCCGAAGGCCATTGCCAACTCCATTTTCCTCTTCCCGTTTCTGTTGCTGTATCTTCCATTGTTTCGGGTATGGGTTTTCTGATTGAGATGTTGGGTGGTGGCAGAAATTCCGAGTAAATGAAGGGAACATAACCGTATAAACTGTCGGACATGAATCCTCAAATACTTGGGCTTGGACCACCAACCAATTATATCTAGTCGATACACTCACTAGCTTTAAAATAGCTCTAGTATTATTCTGCCTTAGGCCCATTTACAGGAGAAAGaatcactaattaattatctctatGTATATGTAAAATGTGGAAAGATTTCCAACCTATTGTGTGTCCGAATTTAGTAAGTGTATTTTTTGTCCGATCTAAAAGTGCTTAAAGAAGTTGTAAATTCAACAGCGTGTCTTGTGAGGAAGGAACACATGAGAACAACATTATGAAAGTTCCGATTATAGTAATTCAGAAAGAAGGATGAAAGTCGAGATAATGCTTAAGATAGAGAAAATTGTACCTATAACATAAAAGactcatatttataaatattttttaattgtataattttatgtgaatCCATAATATAGGAATAATCatcataaattcaaacatacaaGGGTTCAATCAAAAAGAAATTGGATCAGTAGGACTCAAATAAGACAGATGTGGTGTAGTCATGGGTTGATGCTTCTTCCGAGACTCAACTTTTTTGATGTGCTCAATGCAAAAAGATAGGTGGCTTTGAAGATTTGCTTCCTTTTATTACCTTTTCATTCTTTTAAGAATGTAATTCCTAGACAATGAGTTAGTAGGACACAGGTTTGGGGTGCATTTGCCCAGATCCTAAACacttgaattaataaaatgaatttaaaatttatctaaagaTCGTAACTATTTTGTGAGAAGATTATAAGAATACCTctataagatattttcacaCCATCACgcttttttcatataaaatataaaaatattaattcgaagatatttttattctattacatctttttgtataaaaaattatcacaaaagaaTATCAATCAAACATATTGCCATCTTTCACACaaaatctaatattaaaaagaacattgaaaatatataaaaaattagaaattaaaaccaaacatgTTTGTTCATGTTTTAATTTCTAGTTTTCAATTTccaatgaaaaattatcataatgtttggttttgttttaaACTTGTTTTGGGGTGTTTTGttgagatagagagagaaaaacaaagataaataagtataagttagagataatgtgtatgtttgaatttacttttggagataatataaaataagtatggtatgtttgatattggatagtggggagacaaaaagtactgttcattgtcaaatcatgtctcttttatatttatttatatatatgtatgaaaaaatatataattaattgtattttttggataaaaaaataatcaaaatacttttttaaaataatacaaaatatacctaaaacttgcaaaataaaacaagcCAAACATGGTGtatattttggcccatctcaaaGATGGGctaaaatcaaaaccaaacatgGTGTATATGTTTTCAACTTTGTATAGATTTTCgtgcaaaataaaacaagcCAAACATAGTGTATATGTTTTCAACTTTGTATAGATTTTCGtacaaaataagaataaatttggattagttaataaaattgtgtatttattgaattGTGATGTTCAATTAATATgttttcaatgaaaatataaataaaaaaatataattatattttaactacTGTTGTGAAAACAACAAACAGGCTCAAACACATAGgcatttctctattttctctttaCCATATACCCGAAAAAGCAATAATAACACATTAAATATAGAACCGAGCAAACTCAATAATTTTACTgaatcttgaaaaattatctatctTCTACCTACCGACCTAAGTCGTGAAAATGATATGTCAcgtcaataattattatacttttttcccaaagaagaaaagatttattcaagcacttatttcaaaattattctttatttttagttagattataacaattttcttaaaatttatcataataataaatttttt is a window from the Sesamum indicum cultivar Zhongzhi No. 13 linkage group LG15, S_indicum_v1.0, whole genome shotgun sequence genome containing:
- the LOC105178336 gene encoding cyclin-C1-2-like — its product is MSSVDSEISILEMEMKVLEALNYYLIVFHPYRQLPLLLQDAGMHDATQLTFVNDTYKMDLILIHPPHLISLACIYIASVQKEKENTAWFEELRVDMNLVKNIAMEILDCYDSHKLITDERVNAAMNKLAK